The genomic interval GAGGGCCGCAGCCTCGAACTGTCCAATCTGGACAAGGTGCTCTATCCGGCGTCCGGGTTCACCAAGGGTGAGGTGATCGACTACTACACCCGGGTCTCCGAGGCGCTGCTGCCGCACCTGCGGGACCGGGCGCTGACCCGGATCCGCTACCCCAACGGCGTCGACGGGAACTTCTTCTTCGAGAAGAACGCCCCGGCCAGCACCCCGGACTGGGTACGCCTGGAGCGGCTGCCCGCCCCCGGCTCCACCAAGGGCCGGGAGATGCTCGACTACGTCGTCTGCGACGACCTGGCGACGCTGGTCTGGCTGGCCAACCTCGCCGCGCTGGAACTGCACACCCCGCAGTGGCAGGTCGGCGCCCACCCCGACCTGATGGTGATGGACCTCGACCCGGGCGCCCCGGCCGGCCTGGTCGAGTGCTGCGGGGTCGCGCTGCTGATCCGGGAACGCCTCGCCGCCGACGGCATCGCCAGCTATCCGAAGACCTCCGGCAAGAAGGGCATGCAGCTCTCCTGCCCGGTCTCCGGCGGGCAGTCCGCCGACGTCGTCTCCGGCTACGCCCGCCGGATCGCCGAGGAACTCGCCCGCGAGGCACCGAAGTCGATCACCGCCCAGATGGCGAAGCGGCTCCGCCCCGGCAAGATCTTCATCGACTGGAGCCAGAACAACGCGGCGAAGACGACGGTGGCGCCGTACTCGCTGCGGGCCCAGCCGACGCCGTCGGTCTCCACCCCGCTGACCTGGGCCGAGGTGGAGGCAGCCGCCGACGGGGAGGCGGGCGCCGTCCGCCAGTTCCCCGCCGCCGAGGTGCTGGACCGGATCGAGGAGTACGGCGACCTGCTGATCGAACTGCTCGACGGCGGCCCGGAGCTGCCGGTCCGGTGACGTCGGCGGCCGGCGGCCGGCGGCCGGCGGCCGGTGAAGCCGATCTGAAGTCGGTGCCTGGCAACCTCGACGCGTCTGTGCCGCGCAGCTCCGTACGGGGGGAAACGTGCCGTCCTTCAAGGCCGATCCGGCGGTCATCCGCGAGTTCGGCGCCACGATCACCGGCCTGGTCAACGACTCGGTGGGCGCACAGCAGTACAACGACAGATGGCTGGAGATCGGTGGATCCTCCGGACCGCTGTTCCAGACGGTGTTCGACGCCGTCACCAGGATCAAGAACCAGTTGTACCTCTCCTACGCCCAGCTCGAGAACGTCCTGCGGCTCTCCGCCGAGGAGGTCGAGCGGGTCGCGCACTACTACGAGACCACGGACGCGGCGGCGGCCGAACAGCTCGACCGGACCTACTGAGCGTCGGCGAGGAAGGAAACCGGCATGGCCGACCCGTTGGACGAACTGATCGACCCGAAGGTCGAGGACCCGATTCCGGACAGCCTGGAGAACTACCTCGGCATTTCCCAGTACATCAGCCCGTCGTACTGGCTGGGCGAGGCGATGAACCTCGTCATCGGCACCAACCCGTTCCAGTGGGCCGCCGAGCAGTTCACCGGCGACTGGCAGGCGGTGCAGACGGCCGGCAAGGCGGTGCAGACCCTGGCCGACTTCAACGAGGCGTGTGCCGGCGCCCTCAACTCTGCGGTCGCCACCGTCGGCTACGGCTGGGAGGGCAACGCCCGGGACGCCGCCGACGAGTACTTCAGCGGCGTCGGGCAGGTGCTCAGGGACCAGATCAGCGTTCTCGTCCAGCTCGGTTGGCAGTTGGACGTGACGGCGTTCAGCGTCTACGAGACGGCCGGCGCCCTGAAGGGTCTGCTGGAAGGGCTCGTCGACCTGCTGATCGCGATCGGCATCGAGATGGCGGCGACGGCGGCGTCGGCTCCCACCATCATCGGCCCGATCCTCGGCGGGGCCAGCATCGCGTTCACCGCCGGTCAGGCCGTCGCGAAGTGGAATCAGATTCTGAGCTTGCACAGCACCATCTGGAACGCCGTGCAGGCGTTCAGCGGTGTGGTCGCCGGCCTGCTCGGCCAGGTGAGCGACACCAGCCTGCCGCTCCTGCCGGCCAGGGAGTACGACCACCCGGCGGTACGACCGCCGGCCGAACCACCCGTTTCCCACCACCGCGACTGAGTCGGAGCCGGAGTACCAGATGAGACCACCGAAGGACGACGAACCGCTGCTCGACGTCGCCGGGGGCGACCCGGTGCTCTCCCGCCACCTGCGCGACTCGCTGAAGACTCTCAGCGAACGCACCGACGACCCGGAGTTCCGCCGGCTGGTGGCCGACGTGCTGGACGGCCGGCGCGGACTGCGCGAGGTGGCCACCTCGCCGGTGTTCGCCTCGGCGCTCAACCCACGGATGGAGCAGTTCGCGCAGCGCTGGGCGGAGACCTCCGAGGAGGAGCGGGCCGAGCTGGCGGCCCAGGGCGAGCGGGAGTTCGCCGCGCTGCGGGAGCGGTTGGAGCGGGAGCGCCGCGACCGCGAACGCTGGTGGCGCGACCACCCCGACGGCTACTGACCGGCGCCCGCCCGCCAACGCCCGATCGACCTCCTTTGTGAACGTGCCTTTCCCGCCGCGCTCCGGCCCGCCCGGGGAAAGCTGGGCTGCACCCTGTTCGGGCGGGCCGGAGTTGTGATGTTTGCGCGGGGGAACCAACTGCCTCCGATCAATCACCTCCTTCAGATTCGGTACGCCCGGCGCGCGGGAACGCGTCCCGGAGCGCCGCCCCGTCGGGGGCGGAGGTGGCGGGGGTCATCGGGACGGCGATCACCGGCCGCGCCTCGGTGCGTAGTACCCGCAGCACCCGCACGTCTCCGGCCGCCGTGGTCACCCGCAGTCCGGAAGGGTGGTCCATGGCCGTGAGCACGGTCTCCACCCGCAGGATCTCCGGTCGTTGCGCTCGGTGCAGCAGGTCCGCGACGAAATCGAGGAACTCCACCACGTCGGCTGTCGCCTCGCTACGCCCGGGAGGGGTGAGGACCAGGTACGTCGTGCCGCCGCCCGCATGCTCTATCCGGATGCCGGGTGTGTCCATCTCGCCGCCGAACGGCACTGCCGCAACGATGTCCGGGTTTCCGGACGCGCGGATGGTCTCGGCGACGAGCCGCGTCAGCTCGGTCTCACTCATGCGCTGTCCGCCTTCCCTGTTTCCTCGGTACCCGGGGGGCCGGTTCACCTCCACCCCGGCCCGCGCGACATGGCAGCGAGCCGGACCGGGCTCAGCCCTCCCGGGACCGTCGGAGGCCCCGCCCGATCCCGTCCCCGCCTCACCCTCTGCCTGGTGAGGCCGACCGGGCGGGGCCATACGCCGCACGACGACCGGTGCGCGGTGCAACCCGCCGTGCCGAGTCGGGTGCTGTCCTTCTGCCGAACGCGCCCGAATCGCCGTGCTTGACATCAATGCTGGACCGCGCAACCGAAGGGCCGGAAGATGGAAGACGTTCATGGATGGGTCAGCGTGATTACACGCGCGGACGGCAGGTGACGATAATCGTGAGTGACCATCAGGATTTACGATCCCGGCTCCGACAACTGCGCACCGGCCGGAAGCTGTCACAGGAGAAACTCGCGGCGGTGCTCAACGTGTCGAAGTCGCTGATCCAGCAGTTCGAGAGCGGAAAGCTGACCCCGCAGGACGACACGGCGGAGCGCCTGGACGAGTTCTTCGGTACGGGCGACGAGATCCGCAAACTCGCCAAGATCGAGCGCGAAGATCGGCAACCCTGGCTGCGATCGTTGGTCGAGCAGGAGCGTCGCGCCCTGCTGCTCCGCACCTGGGAGCCGCTGGTGATACCGGGGCTGCTGCAATGCGAGGCGTACATGCGCGAGATCTTCTCGGCGGTGCCCCGCAATGCCGGCCGGATCGACGAACTGATCGCCACCAGGCGCGAGCGCCAGGCGAACACGATCCTCCGGGACAACCCTGTCGCGCTGTCCGTCATCATCGGTGAGATCGCGTTGCGCCGTGGGCCGGCTGACGTCCTGAAAGAGCAGTGGGGCTACCTGGTCGACGCGGGACACCGGCCGCATGTCAAGATCCGGGTCGTCCCTGCCGAGGCGGAGGGGATCCACGTCGGGCTGTCCGGACCGTTCAGCATCGCGGCCATGCCGGACGGGCGCCGGTTCGGCCACCTGGACGACCAGTTGATCGGGCATCCCGTGACCAACCATGGCGACCTGGGGCACCTGGACCTAGCATGGGAAGAGATCGACGCGCTGGCACTTCCCGTGCTCCAGACCCGAGACCTGATCTTGCGAATGCTAGAGGATGCGAAATGAACACTCAGCCACGCTGGCGGACCTCGACGCGCAGCAACGGCACCGGCAATTGCGTGGAAGTGGCCGACAACCTTCCCGGTCGGGTGCTGGTTCGGGACAGCAAGGATCGGCAGGGACCGGCGCTCACCTTCGGCCCGGTCGCCTGGCGCGCCTTCGTCCAACTGGCCCGCGAGACCGCCTGAAAAACCGCTCACTTCTGGCGCTATTGATGTTGGCCGTCGACGCCGGGCGCTGTGCCTCTCAGTTCTGGAACTGTCCCAGCCTTGCCCTCTACCGCCGATGGCTGCCCCCAGAGGGTTTTCCGGCGATATAGCAGTTACTGCTATATCGCATTATGTCCGGCCGTAGCGAGATCCTGCGCGAGGTGATGCGGGATCAGCGGCGTGCGCCAACCGAGAATCAGCCAGTTCCTCTCCGGCCGCACGCCGATGAGCGAGGAGGAGGTGGGCGTCCTTCGCCAGGAGACGGCTGCGGCCCGTCCGCTGGCGGCCGGCGCCGGCCGCGATGTCGCCGACTACCGGGCCGAGTTGCGGGGGCACACTCGCACGCTCAATGCGTTGCGGGAGACGCGGCTTGAGCAGGAGCAGGCGATCGCCGGGCTCGGCGAGAAAGGTCGATCAGCTGACCGGTACGGTCGGCCACCTCCGCGACCAGCACGGCGCGAGCCTGACGGAGATCGTGGGACTGCTCAACCAGATGATCGAGCGCGACGGCCGGCAGGAGTAGCCTCACTCGGCGTCCCGATGCCGGCTGCCTCGACGGCTGTGAGTGTGACCAAGCACCTGGAACCCGGCCGTGGTGGCCTGGCAGAACTGGGCCTCAGCCCTGATCCCTGATCTCTGCGTGAAGCTGATCTGAAGCTTCTTTGAAGCTTCTGACTGCTTCAATAGACGCAATCGAAAGGCACTGACGAGGGCCGATGCTTGGCGGCGGTCGTCACGTGTCGTGATCCCCAACTAGGGAGTAACAAAATGTCGAAACGGGTAACGGTCACACTGGCCATGGTGGCGGCGCTCGTTGCCGCAATCGCATTCAGTCCCCCTGCGCAGGCTTCTCCTGCCCCTGCGACGGTCGCCTCTGCCCAGACCGTCGAACCGTTCATCGATGAGCGGACGTGTAATGCCAATCAGTTGCCGCGCCAAATCTGGCTGACCTACACATCACGTCCGACACGGTGCTTTGGCGGCACCGTCGGTAGCTTCAACCTGGGCAACAATCCCGCGACTCCCGTCCAATGGCTCTCGTCAGGGGACTACCACGGCACCATTTACTGCGTTGGCCTAACCCTGCCGTTCGGCCCAGCGACCGATGCGCTGTTGAACAGGACCTGCACTCGCCTCGAGATCCGTCCCGCAAGCTGATGTAGCCGTAACACCCACAGTTGGTGGTGGCGCGGAGTTCCGTCACTGGCTGTCCACTCCGCCCACCACCCCATATCGGCGCTGTTGCGGGCGTGCTGGGCTCCGCTGCCGGAACATTGCGACCAAGGTCGTCTCAGCTGGACGCCAGCCTATGTCTCAAAGCTTGATCGCGGATCGCCGGGTGGCTCGATGTGCCGGGAAGTATGTTTGCCGGTCGGCGACCACGTCGCCGACACGGCCGATTCTGCGGTCGCGGCCACCCCGTCGTGGCCGGCCAGTCGCATGTACGACCGTCGCCCACACCACACTCACATGCCGATGACAGTGCGTTGTTCGAACCTGGTAGGCGACGGCCTGCCGGTCTTTTTCATTCAGTTTCAGCGGTAAGGGTGAGGAGGTTTCCGCGTACTTTCTCCAGCAGTTCAACCAGGATGGCTCGTTGGGATTCTGTCATTCCGGCAGTTGCGGTCTCGGCGAGAGTGCGCCAGGCTGCCTCGATTTCCGGGATGGCGGCTCGGCCCTTGTCGGTCAACTGAATACGGGTGGCACGTCGATCGCGCGGCACGGGCTGCCTGACGAACCAGCCGCCCTGCTCGAGGCGGCTGAGGCTGCGCGTCACCGTAGGCTGTTCCACGCCTAGTCGAGCGGCGATCTCCGAGACGGTCACGCCTTCGAGTTCCTGGCCGAGTATCCACAGCAGGACGTCCTGCCCGGGATGCAAGGCGAGCCTGCTCAGCACGTCCGCCTGCGCACTCCGGTACAGCTTGGCCACCTTGACCAGGGCTTTGTTGGCAGCCAGGACATCCGCCAGTTCCACCCCGGCAGTGTACGGGTTGACGACCCACCACCGCCCAGTGCATAGTCGGCTAACCTATAGCCGACTATGGAGATGGTGATGGAGACCGGTCTGTCCGACAAGGTGGCTCTAGTCACCGGCGCCTCCGGCGCCATCGGCAAAGCCACGGCCCTGCATCTGGCCGCCGAGGGTGCCTCTGTTGCGTTGTCATGGCGCACCGACCAAGACGGCGTCATGAACATCGTCGATGCCATAACACGAGAAGGCGGCCGCGCCCGCGCCGTCCACCTGGACCACAGCGACCTGGCCACCGTGCAGGGCGTCATCGAGGAGGTCACCGAACGTCTCGGACCGGTCTCGGTCCTTGTCGCCAACGCGGTGCAGTGGCCATCCTTCGACGCTGACGAGATCAGCGGCCTCACCACGTCGCTGACCGTCAACACCGTCGGTCCGGCCGCTTTGATCGATGCGGCTCTACCGGGCATGCGCGCCGCCGGCTGGGGACGCATCGTCGCCGTGTCGACCGACATCGTCGAACAGCCCATGGCCGGGCCGCTCGCCTACGCCACAGCGAAGGGCGCACTCGAAACGGCCGCACGCGTGCTCGCCGTCCGGGAAGCCCGCCATGGCATTTTGACAAACATCGTCCGCCCGGGCTTCACTCTCACCGACAAGGCTTTGAACGCCCCCTTCCTGGGGCCCAAAGCGGTCGCGGCTGAATCCGAGAAGACCCCCACCGGCCGTATCTGTACTCCCGAGGACGTCGCCTCCGCCATCACCTACCTGGCCTCGGCAGCAAATGGTCACATCAATGGACAGACGCTGTCACTGGCGGGTGGCCGCGAACTCGTCCGATAGTCCAGTACGCACTGTCATGCCGCCGTCCGCGCGCCTCGCACCGGCCAGAATCGTCACGTTCTGTGGCCGGCCTATGGTGTCGGTTGATGTCCGGACATGACGATGCTCGTCACTGCAACTCCTGCGGTCCCAGCTCACGTGCAACCCACTTCCACCAGTACGCCCGAGGCGATCTCCACAACACCAGATCAACGCACTAACTGGGGGCGGATGGCGGCGATGAGCCGAAACCGAAA from Plantactinospora sp. BC1 carries:
- the ligD gene encoding non-homologous end-joining DNA ligase translates to MAREQRVRVEVEGRSLELSNLDKVLYPASGFTKGEVIDYYTRVSEALLPHLRDRALTRIRYPNGVDGNFFFEKNAPASTPDWVRLERLPAPGSTKGREMLDYVVCDDLATLVWLANLAALELHTPQWQVGAHPDLMVMDLDPGAPAGLVECCGVALLIRERLAADGIASYPKTSGKKGMQLSCPVSGGQSADVVSGYARRIAEELAREAPKSITAQMAKRLRPGKIFIDWSQNNAAKTTVAPYSLRAQPTPSVSTPLTWAEVEAAADGEAGAVRQFPAAEVLDRIEEYGDLLIELLDGGPELPVR
- a CDS encoding WXG100 family type VII secretion target — its product is MADPLDELIDPKVEDPIPDSLENYLGISQYISPSYWLGEAMNLVIGTNPFQWAAEQFTGDWQAVQTAGKAVQTLADFNEACAGALNSAVATVGYGWEGNARDAADEYFSGVGQVLRDQISVLVQLGWQLDVTAFSVYETAGALKGLLEGLVDLLIAIGIEMAATAASAPTIIGPILGGASIAFTAGQAVAKWNQILSLHSTIWNAVQAFSGVVAGLLGQVSDTSLPLLPAREYDHPAVRPPAEPPVSHHRD
- a CDS encoding helix-turn-helix transcriptional regulator → MSDHQDLRSRLRQLRTGRKLSQEKLAAVLNVSKSLIQQFESGKLTPQDDTAERLDEFFGTGDEIRKLAKIEREDRQPWLRSLVEQERRALLLRTWEPLVIPGLLQCEAYMREIFSAVPRNAGRIDELIATRRERQANTILRDNPVALSVIIGEIALRRGPADVLKEQWGYLVDAGHRPHVKIRVVPAEAEGIHVGLSGPFSIAAMPDGRRFGHLDDQLIGHPVTNHGDLGHLDLAWEEIDALALPVLQTRDLILRMLEDAK
- a CDS encoding DUF397 domain-containing protein; this encodes MNTQPRWRTSTRSNGTGNCVEVADNLPGRVLVRDSKDRQGPALTFGPVAWRAFVQLARETA
- a CDS encoding MarR family winged helix-turn-helix transcriptional regulator translates to MELADVLAANKALVKVAKLYRSAQADVLSRLALHPGQDVLLWILGQELEGVTVSEIAARLGVEQPTVTRSLSRLEQGGWFVRQPVPRDRRATRIQLTDKGRAAIPEIEAAWRTLAETATAGMTESQRAILVELLEKVRGNLLTLTAETE
- a CDS encoding SDR family NAD(P)-dependent oxidoreductase yields the protein MEMVMETGLSDKVALVTGASGAIGKATALHLAAEGASVALSWRTDQDGVMNIVDAITREGGRARAVHLDHSDLATVQGVIEEVTERLGPVSVLVANAVQWPSFDADEISGLTTSLTVNTVGPAALIDAALPGMRAAGWGRIVAVSTDIVEQPMAGPLAYATAKGALETAARVLAVREARHGILTNIVRPGFTLTDKALNAPFLGPKAVAAESEKTPTGRICTPEDVASAITYLASAANGHINGQTLSLAGGRELVR